In the genome of Tachysurus vachellii isolate PV-2020 chromosome 9, HZAU_Pvac_v1, whole genome shotgun sequence, one region contains:
- the mafa gene encoding transcription factor Maf: MASELALSSTELPTSPLAMEYVNDFDLMKFEVKKEPAETERVGLTQCGRLLAGGSLSSTPMSTPCSSVPPSPSFSAPSPGSGGEPKAHLDDFYWMGSYAQHQQQQQQQQQQHQQHPQQQQTPLNADALGFGTDDAMEALISSAHQLHTFDGYARAQQFPAAEEVGPTAAVVSAVIAAAATAPHHHHHHHHHGSNAHPSGAASNHSHNHHHHHHQQQQQQQQQHGHAHGHGHADDRFTDEQLVTMSVRELNRQLRGVSKEEVIRLKQKRRTLKNRGYAQSCRFKRVQQRHVLEGEKTQLLQQVDHLKQEIARLMRERDAYKEKYEKLVGSGFRENGSSSDNNPSSPEFFMSTRKFLHL, translated from the exons ATGGCCTCCGAGCTGGCGCTGAGCTCCACCGAGCTGCCCACTAGCCCTCTCGCCATGGAGTACGTCAACGATTTCGACCTGATGAAGTTCGAGGTGAAGAAGGAGCCTGCGGAAACCGAGCGCGTCGGATTGACCCAATGTGGGCGCCTGCTTGCAGGAGGCTCCCTGTCTTCTACACCGATGAGCACACCGTGCAGCTCGGTGCCGCCCTCTCCGAGTTTCTCAGCTCCTAGTCCCGGTTCAGGGGGCGAGCCCAAAGCTCACTTGGATGACTTTTACTGGATGGGTAGCTACGcgcaacatcaacaacaacagcagcagcagcagcaacaacatcaGCAGCAtccacagcagcagcaaacgCCGTTAAACGCAGACGCGCTCGGTTTCGGAACGGACGACGCCATGGAGGCGCTGATCAGCAGCGCGCACCAGCTGCACACCTTTGACGGCTACGCGCGGGCGCAGCAGTTCCCCGCTGCAGAAGAAGTTGGGCCGACTGCGGCCGTGGTCTCAGCCGTGATCGCCGCAGCAGCGACGGCTcctcatcaccaccatcatcatcaccatcacggCAGCAACGCGCATCCATCCGGCGCCGCGAGCAACCACAGCcacaaccatcatcatcaccaccaccagcagcagcaacagcagcagcagcagcatggaCACGCTCACGGGCACGGGCACGCTGATGATCGCTTCACGGACGAGCAGCTCGTCACCATGTCGGTGCGCGAGCTGAACCGGCAGCTGCGTGGCGTCAGCAAGGAGGAGGTGATCCGCCTGAAGCAGAAGCGGCGGACGCTGAAGAACCGCGGCTACGCGCAATCGTGCCGCTTCAAACGCGTGCAGCAGCGACACGTGCTCGAGGGCGAGAAGACGCAGCTGCTGCAGCAGGTCGATCATCTCAAGCAGGAGATCGCGCGCCTGATGCGTGAGCGCGACGCGTACAAGGAGAAGTACGAGAAGCTCGTGGGCAGCGGCTTCCGCGAGAACGGCTCGAGTAGCGACAACAACCCGTCGTCGCCGGAGTTTTTCAT GTCTACCAGAAAGTTCCTTCACCTGTGA